One genomic region from bacterium encodes:
- a CDS encoding biopolymer transporter ExbD, translated as MGAVDVAAPSGGKQKKGLRRPKRRIGIRIDMTPMVDIAFLLLIFYMVSTIFAEPQAMEINLPPKEAEETEIKTKQSELLTLRVSRIGDEDRIFWSMGTEKPDTVSLAGLPQLLQSKVREIPGLITVVKIHKDAKYNSMVGVLDRIELVEYRFREAQKLAKERGQLPPDEKEFSYKFSMAPWTRLDTKMIAEVTGQTAPEEGS; from the coding sequence ATGGGTGCCGTTGATGTCGCCGCGCCAAGTGGCGGCAAACAAAAGAAGGGATTGCGACGTCCCAAGCGCCGTATCGGCATTCGCATCGATATGACGCCGATGGTCGACATCGCGTTTCTGTTGCTCATCTTCTACATGGTCTCCACGATCTTTGCCGAGCCGCAGGCGATGGAAATCAACCTGCCGCCCAAGGAAGCCGAAGAGACGGAGATCAAGACCAAGCAGTCCGAACTGCTGACGCTGCGCGTCTCCCGTATCGGCGACGAAGATCGCATCTTCTGGTCGATGGGCACCGAGAAACCCGACACCGTCTCGCTGGCCGGGCTGCCGCAGTTGCTGCAGTCAAAGGTGCGCGAGATCCCGGGCCTGATCACGGTGGTAAAGATCCACAAGGACGCGAAATACAACAGCATGGTCGGCGTGCTGGACCGCATCGAACTGGTGGAGTACCGCTTCCGCGAGGCGCAAAAACTCGCCAAGGAGCGCGGCCAGCTCCCCCCGGACGAGAAGGAGTTCTCCTACAAGTTTTCGATGGCGCCTTGGACCCGTCTGGACACCAAGATGATCGCCGAAGTGACGGGCCAGACCGCCCCGGAGGAGGGATCCTAA
- a CDS encoding TonB family protein yields the protein MANTLIGTRPDYGAWELKRVNQRHMLLATVLAVTVYAGAFAGMLLYRYLAIGEKAATIPPDTGTITVDMFPTPTMVHRSPVLASAPQAALPTIGIPVPAPDEQVTEAVRFPTQAELTELSMGNLPAGMNDGAIVLDSVAVNLGDYIPEPGEFVAVEELPRLVHVEPAIYPEMARLTGREGSVTVLALVGIDGTVRRVRIAKSSGTSVGFDEAAVAAVSQYRFRPAIQNGRPVNVWVSQRIDFKLH from the coding sequence ATGGCCAACACATTGATTGGCACCAGGCCCGACTATGGCGCCTGGGAACTGAAGCGCGTCAATCAGCGTCACATGCTCCTGGCGACAGTGCTGGCGGTGACCGTGTATGCCGGCGCGTTCGCGGGGATGTTGCTTTATCGCTATCTGGCGATTGGCGAGAAGGCGGCGACCATCCCTCCGGACACGGGGACGATCACTGTCGACATGTTTCCGACTCCGACGATGGTGCATCGGTCGCCCGTGTTGGCATCAGCGCCCCAGGCCGCCCTGCCCACCATCGGCATCCCGGTCCCGGCGCCCGACGAACAGGTGACCGAGGCGGTGCGTTTCCCGACCCAAGCCGAACTGACCGAACTGTCGATGGGCAATCTGCCGGCCGGGATGAACGATGGAGCGATTGTGCTCGACTCCGTCGCGGTGAACCTGGGAGACTACATCCCGGAGCCGGGCGAGTTTGTCGCCGTCGAGGAGCTTCCGCGGCTTGTCCATGTCGAGCCGGCGATCTATCCCGAGATGGCGCGTCTGACCGGGCGCGAGGGGTCGGTCACGGTCCTGGCACTGGTGGGCATCGACGGCACGGTGCGCCGGGTGCGGATCGCGAAGTCATCCGGTACCAGCGTCGGCTTTGACGAAGCCGCGGTGGCGGCGGTCTCCCAGTATCGCTTCCGCCCGGCGATCCAAAACGGCCGGCCGGTGAACGTCTGGGTCTCGCAGCGGATTGATTTCAAACTGCATTGA
- a CDS encoding MotA/TolQ/ExbB proton channel family protein translates to MKQGLFVTVVLVVALATGFIIWSQLPAYLKEGGPLVAILIALAVMLVAFILERLFTLRKARGQMSIQAFFKKVVESLSAGDFKAAMAACDKQRGSCANVLRAGVERYTQVKDDRTLNTDKRIEETQRAIEEANALEVPLLERNLIALSTIASIATMVGLLGTTIGMIRAFNATGHAAGGVIDATSLATGISEALVNTAGGLFNAIIGIVAYNFFVNKVDSFNYTIDEASYEVVQLLKAREARGAGN, encoded by the coding sequence GTGAAGCAGGGGTTGTTTGTGACCGTGGTCCTGGTCGTTGCCCTGGCCACCGGTTTCATCATCTGGAGCCAGCTGCCGGCCTATCTGAAGGAAGGCGGCCCGCTGGTGGCGATTCTCATCGCGTTGGCGGTCATGCTGGTGGCGTTCATTCTCGAGCGTCTGTTCACCCTGCGCAAGGCGCGCGGGCAGATGTCGATCCAGGCGTTCTTCAAGAAAGTGGTCGAATCGTTGTCGGCCGGCGACTTCAAGGCCGCCATGGCCGCTTGCGACAAGCAGCGCGGCTCGTGCGCCAACGTGCTCCGCGCCGGTGTGGAGCGCTACACCCAGGTCAAGGATGACCGGACACTGAACACCGACAAGCGCATCGAAGAGACCCAGCGCGCCATCGAGGAGGCCAACGCCCTCGAGGTGCCGCTTCTGGAGCGCAACCTGATCGCGCTGTCGACCATCGCCTCGATCGCCACCATGGTGGGTCTGTTGGGCACGACGATCGGCATGATCCGCGCGTTCAACGCCACCGGCCACGCCGCGGGCGGCGTCATCGACGCCACCTCGCTGGCGACCGGTATCTCCGAGGCGCTGGTCAACACAGCCGGCGGCCTGTTCAACGCGATCATCGGCATCGTGGCGTACAACTTCTTCGTCAACAAGGTGGATAGCTTCAATTACACGATCGACGAAGCGTCCTATGAGGTCGTCCAGCTTCTCAAGGCGCGCGAGGCGCGTGGGGCGGGTAACTAA
- a CDS encoding biopolymer transporter ExbD yields MLKKSKRRVGVVIDMTPMVDIAFLLLIFYMTTTQFKPPEQKSVVLPMSSSQRDLPKKNFITITVTKDDSVYVDLIMMTKKFDPQVGDSIEVPSREYSVATPEGVATEIQRMRAEALKRRIGNPFLVLKADKDCSFGTIDKVMKSMQAENLTSFQVVTDLDPSVNRRAVNTGS; encoded by the coding sequence ATGCTGAAAAAGAGCAAACGGCGGGTGGGCGTCGTCATCGACATGACGCCGATGGTCGATATCGCCTTCCTGCTGTTGATCTTCTACATGACGACCACGCAGTTCAAGCCGCCGGAGCAGAAGTCGGTGGTGCTGCCGATGTCGTCATCGCAGCGCGACCTGCCGAAGAAGAACTTCATCACCATCACCGTGACCAAGGACGACTCGGTCTATGTCGACTTGATCATGATGACCAAGAAGTTCGACCCGCAGGTGGGCGACTCGATCGAAGTGCCGTCGCGCGAGTACTCGGTGGCCACGCCCGAAGGCGTCGCGACCGAGATTCAGCGGATGCGCGCCGAAGCGCTCAAGCGCCGGATCGGCAATCCGTTCCTCGTGCTCAAGGCGGACAAGGATTGCTCCTTCGGCACGATTGACAAGGTCATGAAGTCGATGCAGGCGGAGAACTTGACCAGTTTCCAGGTTGTCACCGACCTGGATCCGTCGGTCAATCGTCGCGCCGTAAACACCGGCTCTTAG
- a CDS encoding energy transducer TonB, translated as MNNPSTGTITHTWYGAFELKRLYQRHLGLGVMWASLFCLALMGLFLFYQWMKARANDDIVAQSVVIRSLSEIAPPPSLTAAKPQLSVAEPNIAPPSIGIPTPVPDEEVVEEVRFATREELAQLSAPIVSADDGSGGSDVVVDIPLEDYFPAPDEFVAVQEMPTLIKEEKPVYPEVALLTNREATVWVKALVDKEGKVREARIAKSSGMNVGFDEAALEAAYKNIYKPAIQNGRPVAIWVTYPVEFKLK; from the coding sequence GTGAACAATCCGTCAACCGGAACGATCACGCACACCTGGTATGGCGCGTTTGAGCTGAAGCGCCTTTACCAGCGCCATCTCGGGCTGGGCGTGATGTGGGCGTCGCTGTTCTGCCTGGCGCTCATGGGGCTCTTCCTCTTCTACCAGTGGATGAAGGCGCGCGCCAACGACGATATCGTCGCGCAGAGCGTGGTGATTCGTTCGCTGTCCGAAATTGCGCCGCCGCCTTCGCTGACCGCCGCCAAGCCGCAGCTGAGCGTGGCCGAGCCCAATATCGCCCCGCCGTCGATCGGTATTCCGACCCCGGTGCCCGACGAGGAAGTGGTGGAGGAAGTGCGGTTTGCCACCCGCGAGGAGCTGGCGCAACTGTCCGCCCCGATCGTCAGCGCCGATGACGGCAGCGGCGGTTCGGATGTCGTCGTCGATATCCCGCTGGAGGATTACTTCCCGGCTCCCGATGAGTTCGTCGCGGTGCAGGAAATGCCCACGCTGATCAAGGAAGAAAAGCCGGTGTACCCGGAAGTGGCGCTGTTGACCAACCGCGAGGCCACCGTCTGGGTCAAGGCCCTGGTCGACAAGGAAGGCAAAGTCCGCGAGGCCCGGATCGCCAAGTCGTCGGGGATGAACGTCGGTTTCGATGAGGCGGCGCTGGAGGCGGCCTACAAGAACATCTATAAGCCGGCCATCCAGAACGGCCGCCCGGTTGCCATCTGGGTCACGTACCCGGTGGAATTCAAACTGAAGTAA
- a CDS encoding NERD domain-containing protein, with protein sequence MAHLFPSRLSERFSASRSAAERMVFEKCQRELDGDLHVFHDLAWDDPSLQESKTAGQIDFVVVHPLRGIICLEVKGGRCRYHADTRTWETMDRDDRTVEIADPFDQARVAARVLVKLLQRQPALKGQFIPVASAVAFPDCVLPRDRALRADIQKWQILNQDDLFDLGTAIDRVLDGAFSRNVMRRDHGLRLVEGVKALFGTRDIEGHAPLASRIRAAEERLVRLTEQQKRILDALRLQRRLLIRGCAGSGKTILAVHKARCLAEEGKRVLLTCFNIPLGHHLRRMTSDHEGIIAGPFLELCVNWLREGGEVEAHAHDDEWWSSTLPSLVADRLNQIPFRFDAIVVDEGQDFREAHWTLIELLLSDPDGGALIVFADQGQNIYSGWDKYPMMPAPVILDRNVRNTDPVFAIVKPLCPPGVDMLSSGVEGPVPRLVRYSDNGHMLTMIEAVLSELVRESVSISDVVVLGTRGQARTALKYGSKIGPFTLVSERRDSRDLLAMTVQRFKGLERRAVIVCELDSAQKVDDLLYVAATRSSALLYILATDEAYRRLCRLPLRQSDIQA encoded by the coding sequence ATGGCGCATCTTTTTCCATCGCGGTTGAGTGAGCGTTTCTCGGCCAGCCGGTCCGCGGCGGAGAGAATGGTGTTTGAGAAGTGCCAACGCGAATTGGATGGCGACCTCCATGTATTCCACGACCTGGCTTGGGACGATCCATCCCTTCAGGAGAGCAAGACGGCCGGGCAGATCGATTTTGTCGTTGTTCATCCCCTGCGAGGCATCATTTGTCTGGAAGTGAAAGGAGGGCGATGCCGCTATCACGCTGACACGCGCACCTGGGAGACCATGGACCGTGATGATCGGACCGTCGAGATCGCCGATCCATTCGATCAGGCGCGTGTTGCCGCGCGCGTGCTGGTCAAACTCCTCCAGCGACAACCGGCCCTCAAAGGCCAATTCATACCGGTGGCGAGCGCGGTCGCATTTCCGGACTGTGTGCTGCCCCGGGACCGCGCATTGCGCGCCGACATACAGAAATGGCAGATTCTGAATCAGGACGACCTCTTCGATCTGGGGACAGCGATTGACCGTGTTCTTGACGGCGCGTTCTCCCGAAACGTCATGCGGCGCGATCACGGACTCCGACTTGTCGAGGGCGTGAAGGCTTTGTTTGGAACCAGGGATATCGAAGGGCATGCCCCCCTCGCATCCCGGATTCGCGCGGCCGAGGAGCGATTGGTGCGTCTGACCGAGCAGCAGAAGAGGATTCTCGATGCCCTGCGGCTGCAGCGACGGCTCCTCATCAGGGGGTGTGCGGGCTCCGGCAAAACGATCCTGGCGGTCCACAAGGCGCGTTGTCTGGCCGAAGAGGGAAAGCGCGTGCTGCTGACCTGCTTCAACATCCCGCTCGGTCACCATCTGCGCCGGATGACCTCGGACCACGAGGGCATTATCGCCGGCCCCTTCCTGGAGTTATGTGTCAATTGGTTGCGGGAGGGCGGCGAGGTGGAGGCGCATGCGCACGACGACGAATGGTGGTCAAGCACCCTGCCGTCGCTGGTGGCCGACCGGCTAAATCAGATTCCCTTCAGATTCGATGCCATTGTGGTGGATGAGGGGCAGGACTTCAGGGAAGCGCACTGGACGTTAATCGAGCTGCTGCTCAGTGACCCGGACGGCGGCGCGCTGATCGTGTTTGCCGACCAGGGCCAGAACATCTACTCCGGCTGGGACAAGTATCCGATGATGCCGGCCCCGGTCATTCTTGATCGCAATGTTCGCAACACTGATCCGGTGTTTGCGATCGTAAAGCCGCTGTGTCCTCCCGGGGTGGACATGCTGTCCAGCGGCGTGGAAGGACCCGTGCCCCGGTTGGTGAGATACTCCGACAATGGTCACATGTTGACGATGATCGAAGCCGTGCTGAGCGAGCTGGTCAGGGAGTCTGTATCGATATCGGATGTTGTCGTTCTGGGCACGAGGGGCCAGGCGAGGACGGCGCTGAAGTACGGATCGAAGATCGGGCCGTTCACGCTTGTATCGGAGCGACGTGATTCGCGCGACCTCCTGGCGATGACCGTCCAGCGTTTCAAAGGGCTTGAACGCCGGGCGGTGATTGTCTGCGAGCTTGACAGCGCGCAAAAAGTCGACGATCTCCTCTATGTCGCGGCGACCCGCTCCTCAGCGCTTCTGTACATACTGGCGACTGATGAGGCATACCGACGACTCTGCCGTCTGCCGCTCAGGCAGAGTGACATCCAGGCCTGA
- a CDS encoding tetratricopeptide repeat protein produces MARSLCLAILVFATALTAWAVKSDLVPVRAAVEAGDYDKAMELLQPLMNSGEQSGEAYYLLGVIHYGKGQWAEAEKALAEAVTKKRYDDHEALVAYGKALIKAGKPTEVAPLLEKPVAKTKDPKKAAALKYVLGLAEMANGNYSKAQEWLLGARVDDEENLVYREALGDAYQKGQIYPLAKSEYEAVLAADSTRVDLMFRIAQTAYQQKQLSEARPLLIEVLKRDSTFEEAYFLLANIYMIAAQSKSGGDPVSQYKAALSLYRKVREVDPEVNPVLVAKNIATVYYLLNAHDSAIVELQNAINTGAKDPELYFYLGRSNMLLNNYQAAIDAFVKYRELREAEDPPYQWTKSDAELFWRTAVCMEALKDTSLALQIAENYRRAAELDPEDTRSVGGQAMALYNAGRYPEAAVEFEKLVQSSPNDPRVLFNASLPYLKMENSGRAVELLLKAAEVDTSAEASYRARAYKIAGPILIRLSRPAEAQKCYRWLVEREPDVCDHRQWYGFSLFSTRDYIAALPHLKRAYECLKSKPECDKQLNEVRWWYSYALNENGQKEEAYKLLELVVKCSPQHADAKSLMNRIDEETVE; encoded by the coding sequence ATGGCCCGGAGTCTGTGCCTTGCCATCCTCGTGTTCGCGACGGCTCTGACGGCGTGGGCGGTCAAGTCCGATCTGGTGCCTGTCCGGGCCGCGGTTGAGGCCGGCGACTACGACAAGGCCATGGAGCTGCTCCAGCCGCTCATGAATTCCGGAGAGCAGTCGGGCGAGGCCTACTATCTCCTGGGCGTCATCCACTATGGCAAGGGGCAGTGGGCCGAGGCCGAGAAGGCGTTGGCCGAGGCGGTCACCAAGAAGCGCTACGATGATCACGAGGCGCTGGTGGCCTACGGCAAGGCCCTCATCAAGGCCGGCAAGCCCACCGAAGTCGCCCCGCTGCTTGAAAAACCGGTCGCCAAGACCAAGGACCCCAAGAAGGCCGCCGCCCTCAAGTATGTCCTTGGGCTGGCCGAGATGGCCAACGGCAACTACTCCAAAGCGCAGGAATGGCTTCTGGGCGCGCGTGTCGACGATGAGGAGAACCTCGTCTACCGCGAAGCGCTGGGCGACGCCTACCAGAAGGGCCAGATCTACCCCTTGGCCAAAAGCGAGTACGAAGCGGTGCTGGCTGCCGACTCGACCCGCGTCGATTTGATGTTTCGGATTGCGCAGACCGCCTACCAACAGAAGCAGCTGAGCGAGGCGCGGCCGCTGCTCATTGAAGTCCTCAAGCGCGACTCGACCTTCGAGGAGGCCTACTTCCTTCTGGCCAACATCTACATGATCGCGGCGCAGAGCAAATCGGGTGGCGACCCCGTTTCGCAATACAAGGCGGCGCTTTCGTTGTATCGAAAGGTGCGCGAGGTCGATCCCGAGGTGAATCCGGTTCTGGTCGCCAAGAACATTGCCACCGTCTACTACCTGCTCAACGCCCACGATTCAGCCATTGTGGAGTTGCAGAACGCCATCAACACCGGCGCGAAGGACCCCGAACTGTATTTCTACCTCGGCCGGTCGAACATGCTGCTCAACAACTACCAGGCCGCCATCGATGCCTTCGTGAAGTATCGCGAGCTGCGCGAGGCCGAGGATCCGCCCTACCAGTGGACCAAGTCCGACGCCGAGTTGTTCTGGCGCACCGCCGTCTGCATGGAGGCGCTGAAGGACACCAGTCTCGCGCTGCAAATCGCCGAGAACTACCGACGGGCCGCCGAGCTGGACCCGGAAGACACTCGTTCTGTCGGCGGGCAGGCGATGGCTCTCTACAACGCCGGTCGCTATCCGGAAGCCGCGGTCGAGTTTGAGAAACTGGTTCAATCTTCGCCGAACGATCCGCGCGTCCTGTTTAACGCGTCATTGCCCTACCTGAAGATGGAGAACAGTGGCCGCGCGGTGGAGCTTTTGCTGAAGGCCGCCGAGGTCGACACCTCCGCGGAGGCCTCCTACCGCGCCCGCGCCTACAAAATTGCCGGGCCGATCCTGATCCGGCTGAGCCGGCCGGCCGAGGCGCAGAAGTGCTATCGCTGGCTGGTCGAGCGCGAGCCCGATGTCTGCGACCATCGCCAGTGGTATGGCTTCAGCCTGTTCTCCACCCGGGATTACATCGCCGCGTTGCCGCACCTGAAGCGCGCCTACGAGTGCCTCAAGAGCAAGCCGGAGTGCGACAAGCAGCTCAATGAGGTGCGGTGGTGGTACAGCTACGCGCTCAATGAGAACGGTCAGAAAGAAGAAGCCTATAAACTCCTCGAATTGGTCGTCAAGTGCTCGCCCCAGCATGCGGACGCCAAGAGCCTGATGAACCGGATCGACGAGGAGACGGTCGAGTAG